A genomic stretch from Heterodontus francisci isolate sHetFra1 chromosome 23, sHetFra1.hap1, whole genome shotgun sequence includes:
- the LOC137382866 gene encoding solute carrier family 2, facilitated glucose transporter member 11-like, with protein sequence MLKKLLQGRMLLPLILVTGIGGGFQYGFNMSSINAPSVFIKEFIAETWIARFGTTLDETAVTLLWCVIVSIYPIGGLLGALNAGHLSVKYGRKKALLFNNIVAIIAAIIMMFSKMAWSFEMILVGRFLYGVNAGIGLNVHSMYLGESAPKELRGLVSLTRAMFVAFGKFIGQVVGIREILGTEAAWPLLLAFSGLPALIQLVLLPWFPESPRYLLIDKGNKVLCVDALRRLWGQGDFYEEVQDMEAEQAAAKGERAKTARELFQDRSVRWQLITNIMLTVAMQLCGINAIYFYSSEVFQEAGIPDWTIPYVVLGAGATLLLTSMISGFFIERDGRKALLWKGYSLMTLWAALLCVTLPLQHQFTWLPYCSIFLIFAYIFSYGIGPAGVTAIIPFEIFTQPYRPVAFVINGAFQWLGLVLLGMIFPFIVEGLGPFCFLIFLGDCLIIAVFVFIILPETKGKTILEITEEFRKINRKRMGGSSVAVRSKAPQNIPEIFVIATRL encoded by the exons ATGCTGAAGAAACTG CTCCAGGGACGGATGCTTCTCCCGTTGATCCTTGTGACTGGGATTGGAGGTGGCTTCCAATATGGATTCAACATGTCTTCAATCAATGCACCTTCAGTG TTTATTAAGGAATTTATTGCTGAGACATGGATTGCGCGCTTTGGCACAACATTGGACGAAACTGCTGTCACACTCCTCTGGTGCGTGATCGTCTCAATCTATCCAATTGGAGGACTGCTTGGAGCCTTGAACGCTGGGCATCTCTCAGTAAAGTATGGGAG GAAGAAAGCTCTGCTTTTCAACAACATTGTGGCCATCATAGCTGCAATAATAATGATGTTTAGCAAGATGGCATGGTCGTTCGAGATGATCCTAGTGGGGAGATTCCTGTATGGAGTCAATGCAG GTATCGGCCTCAACGTTCACAGTATGTACCTTGGGGAGAGTGCGCCGAAGGAACTGCGAGGTCTTGTTTCTCTGACCCGTGCGATGTTTGTTGCCTTTGGTAAATTCATTGGACAAGTTGTTGGAATCAG GGAGATATTAGGCACCGAGGCTGCCTGGCCATTGCTGCTGGCCTTCAGCGGCCTGCCCGCCCTCATTCAGCTCGTCTTGCTGCCTTGGTTCCCAGAGAGCCCCAGATACCTCCTGATCGACAAGGGCAATAAGGTCCTATGCGTGGAtg CGCTCCGAAGACTCTGGGGTCAAGGAGACTTTTATGAGGAGGTCCAAGATATGGAGGCTGAACAGGCTGCAGCAAAGGGGGAACGAGCGAAGACCGCCCGGGAGCTGTTCCAAGACCGCTCAGTACGATGGCAGCTCATTACCAACATCATGCTGACTGTCGCCATGCAGTTGTGTGGCATCAATGCG ATTTATTTCTACTCTTCCGAAGTGTTCCAGGAAGCTGGAATTCCTGATTGGACGATACCATATGTGGTTTTGGGGGCAGGTGCAACACTCCTGCTGACCTCAATGATTTCT GGATTTTTCATTGAGCGAGATGGGAGAAAGGCTTTACTGTGGAAAGGATACAGTCTGATGACCCTGTGGGCAGCGCTCCTGTGTGTTACTCTGCCTCTGCAG CATCAGTTCACCTGGTTGCCATACTGCAGCATATTCCTCATCTTTGCCTATATCTTCAGCTATGGAATTGGTCCTG CGGGTGTGACTGCGATCATCCCCTTCGAAATCTTCACTCAGCCGTATCGACCTGTTGCCTTTGTGATAAATGGCGCCTTCCAGTGGCTGGGCCTCGTCCTTCTGGGAAtgatcttcccatttattgtg GAAGGATTGGGTCCATTCTGCTTCCTGATATTCCTGGGCGACTGCCTGATCATTGCAGTGTTTGTTTTCATCATTCTGCCAGAAACAAAAGGAAAAACCATTCTAGAAATCACCGAAGAGTTTCGGAAAATAAACCGGAAGAGGATGGGAGGTAGCTCTGTGGCAGTTCGCAGTAAAGCCCCACAGAACATTCCAGAGATCTTTGTCATTGCTACCAGACTATAA